The Nothobranchius furzeri strain GRZ-AD chromosome 17, NfurGRZ-RIMD1, whole genome shotgun sequence nucleotide sequence ACATTTAAATGccaaagtatttatttatttatttatttattcataattatttcatgttttctttgtaaagctgatatttttattttgtgccCAGTTCTATGTGTGCATTGTTAAACAATCAAATTCTATACAAGTAgttcacatatatacatacatacatacatagcctCTATATTAAATGGTATATGTTCttataataaaaaattaaaatggaATCATTATTTTTCCAAAATATGTAGTACTGTGGATTTTTTctatgtttttattcaaaatgGAACAAAAGGAAAATGCTATACATGTAGGCAGTTTGTGGTATAGCCTATATCAGTGAACCTCAACAGGCGGGCCACATCCAGCCCACCAGACCTTTCCACCCAGCCCCCCAACCCTTTGGATCCTAACGCCCCCCAGCTGGAggactttgaagtttagcagcaaaattaATGTCTGAAATATTAATAATAGTTTACATTCTCCAAAAACAgctaaaactacaatcaaaacatttgaaatgcaaacaaagccattttaaatattaataaatgaaGCTACAGTACTTTGACTTTATTTCAGAAGAGCATCTTGCCCTCACAGCATGTGCTACAAAAAAcaacgataataataataatgattcaaAGGATAAAACTCAATTATTCTTGTCTCCAACCTTTAtggttggtatctttaaatgtattTTGTGGTGGAAAATTTTTCAGCAACTACTTATACTCTTTCAGTAAATTATACAATTTACTCCCAAGAAATTTTGGAAGTTGgttttaaaaacaaatgtttgtttttttaaagcaaTTAATAGGGCCAAAACTATTCTTTCTACTTAATAATTTGTACTCATTGTAATATGGTatgcactgaacaaaaatataaacaagaCACTATTGCTTTTACTCTtaattttcatgagctgaactcgaaAGATCTGAAACCTTTTCCATATTTCTATCTTCACTTCCGGGGAGAGTAATTCTCAAACCCAAAACTTGATGGGTGCTGAAGTGTCACACTGTAATTGATCAGTCCAATGTCTGCAGAGTTCCAGAACCTTTTTATCGTCTCTCAGTCTAAACGGAATTAAATAAATTGACTTTTGCTCTGTATTCTAATTTTTCGTGTTTAAAGCGTGATGTGAGGATTAAAACAGGAAAAACTACGCCCGAACAGGGACTTGAACCCTGGACCCTCAGATTAAAAGTctgatgctctaccgactgagctatccGGGCGCTCATACATGCGACACGATGTCGTTCTTATTTAACAAACACTATTGAGTTCGGATGGAAAAAGTGTGTTGACATATTTATTTCTATTTGATCAAATAAGATTACCCGTTAGATCGTATGTTCTAGGTTCTACAGTTAAAGGCGAAAGGCAAACTTGTTCGTTTAGAACGTTTGCAAAGATcctgaagttagcttccgattccagGGGTGGCTAAAGGGCAATTCTAccaaatttttctctactctgaccatctttaatctgatctAGCTCTAAAACTACAACACTTACACTCTTCAATCCTATACTATATTATTCTACACTAATTGCAGATTACAAAAACATAGTTtgagatttgtgaaacctttttcTGATTTGTGAAATGTCAAGAAAGACAGATGTAAGCATTTTTAGCAATTGGCCCAAAATCGACCAGGAACTGGTCCTGGGCAATAACTACAACACCGGCACTTTGCCAACCTGTACTAGATTATTCTACACTAATATTTGATtacataaaacatagtttgagatttgtgaaacctttttcCGAATCAACTAGTGTTGATGCTTTAAAAAAATGGCATAAATGGCTTTCTTGCAGTTTCACAACTCAGAAAAATTGTTCacaatcacaaactatgtttacACAATCTGCTGTTAGTCTAGAATAATCTTGCACatgtttgaagagtgtatgtgttAATAGTTTCTCAGCTAGATCAGAGAACATTTTGGTGTAattgccctttagccatttcccgattCGTAAATATGAATCGGAACCTAACTTCAGCTTCGTGCGTTAGTACATATCACTACGCCTTGACAGTGTTATGCTACGTGCTCTTTTCAAAACAGCATCAAGAACATTgtggaaaatattttaaaatatatatcaTTGAAATCCAATGTGGCAAATAAAAAATTGGTATGTTTTTTCACTGAGGACGGAAGTAACAGCAGGTCGAGGAGAAGGGACACATTTGGATGTAACACCGACTCACATTGCAGAGAGCTAGCTTGGATCAAAACGATCCAGTTTCATATAATTTAGAACATAACTAGTTGGGTAGAGGTAACCAGTATGTCGGCTTTTCGTCTGACAGGTTTATGCTCGTGTCGTGGTGTGTCACTGAAAGTCATTGAGTCTTCATGTAATCTGTCAAGAAACAGGAGAGGATGTCTGCAGAGACCCCTTTTAAATGGAACCCGCTTGTTCAGCTCCCACTCACTCAACTCAAAGGTAAATTTAAATATTAGTTACGGTATCAGCAAAGAAAATTCATCAGGGAGTCGCcagtttgtttactttagtttgttttttgtttttttcctcagGTGCCTAGGGTTCCCACGTGGGAGCAAATACCAGAAGAGCAACTTCCTCCGGTAAAATCCACATCCGGTCAATAATTGTAAACACCATAAAGACACATATTTATGTCTATAATCAACACAATCCAGCTCTGATAATGCATGTCCATTATTTGTTTCTGTAGCATGCAGTAGGTATGTTAAAGCTTGGAGAAGTACTATTGAGAATTCCAATTACCTCTCAGGTGCCTCTGtcctaaataaaatgaataaacttAACTCATCAAATGAAGTCactgattttaaataagtttaaacagCTTCCTGTCTTCACAACCCTAACCCAAATTGCACAATAGCACTAGGCGATGGAATGTGTTAATTTTAGTTAAAGGGCTTTAATTGTAAGTTTAAAGCTTCCTTTGACTTTGTGTATGTTCTTGTAATGACTCTGTAATACATGTTTGTCTGTTTGATTCTCTGTTAATTTCACAGCCTGCTGTAGTCCCTGCTGATCTGGTGGACAAGCTGGAGCGGCTGGCCTTGGTTGATTTCCGCACCAAAGAGGGCCTGGCATGTTTGGAGAAAGCCATACGGTTCGCAGATCAGCTTCACCTTGTTGACACATCAGGGGTTGAACCAATGGATTCAGTCCTGGAGGACAGGTACAGCATGGACAGTTGTGGATAACAGCTtggatttataaaaaaaaaaaattatatttctTTCTCACATGTTTTGTTTTATCTGCTCAGAGCTTTATATCTGAGGAATGACACAG carries:
- the gatc gene encoding glutamyl-tRNA(Gln) amidotransferase subunit C, mitochondrial, which gives rise to MSAFRLTGLCSCRGVSLKVIESSCNLSRNRRGCLQRPLLNGTRLFSSHSLNSKVPRVPTWEQIPEEQLPPPAVVPADLVDKLERLALVDFRTKEGLACLEKAIRFADQLHLVDTSGVEPMDSVLEDRALYLRNDTETEGDSAEELLKLAKNTVEEYFVAPPGNIPLPKREERTAMLKHSEF